A genomic region of Alicyclobacillus sp. SO9 contains the following coding sequences:
- a CDS encoding CBM35 domain-containing protein, which yields MKGSLSLGAIGALSLVAIPFGTTHAATSTTQVTPHTATSTAQDLTVNLANRYRPVTHVADGALYGLTKTTPLNLVALLKPSTFVQMAPGGKQLANGENKPYGDALKVAGLAAKAGAKVTIRMPDIYPTFPYQWVSWSNWMSKVKTMVKATMASGDKNIYAFELWNEPDWTWNTSAAGPFNQGWKRTYQEVRSLDPKAPIMGPSISSYNETFMKSFLTYCKANHCLPNVVSWHEWNAAAIPSDVNKYQALEKQLGIAPIPISIDEYGGQQQEGVPGAMIKYIAQFERAGVQSADMAFWYEPGRFSNLITDTKNANGGWWLYKWYGDMSGEMAMTTPSAAPGTSLDGIASINPSRHIADVVFGGASGNNVITIKGFNSTKDFHGDVNVELKATPWYGVDSTVRHPTTLFAGTFKISNGQISVPVKGMHKSWGYEMVVTPSHRSIQGTSKVKYPTTPHRFVLRKEAENATIHDAKVFSGSYASGAQYVGMINNPDSYVQFHVKVPSAGTYNMQVGYANGTVGYSVDKLLVNGSHVNNVAFPASGGWTNSVPNFGSRKTIDVKVRLKAGNNTITLQKLTDYAELDYIQLSKSRQFDTRAKK from the coding sequence ATGAAAGGTAGTTTATCGTTAGGTGCAATTGGTGCATTATCTCTGGTTGCTATACCATTCGGTACGACTCATGCCGCAACGTCGACCACTCAGGTTACTCCTCATACCGCGACATCAACAGCTCAAGACCTCACTGTTAACTTGGCAAATCGCTATCGACCTGTGACTCACGTAGCAGACGGCGCACTCTATGGATTAACAAAGACGACACCTTTAAACCTCGTAGCACTTTTGAAACCGTCTACATTTGTGCAGATGGCACCGGGCGGCAAGCAACTTGCCAACGGAGAAAATAAACCGTACGGGGACGCACTTAAGGTTGCAGGACTCGCTGCAAAAGCCGGAGCCAAAGTAACGATTCGCATGCCGGACATTTACCCGACATTCCCATACCAATGGGTAAGTTGGAGCAATTGGATGAGCAAAGTAAAGACAATGGTAAAGGCTACAATGGCGTCAGGAGACAAGAACATCTATGCGTTTGAATTGTGGAATGAACCAGATTGGACATGGAATACCTCGGCTGCCGGCCCATTCAATCAAGGGTGGAAACGAACCTATCAAGAGGTGCGTTCGTTGGATCCGAAGGCCCCCATCATGGGTCCAAGCATCTCGAGTTACAATGAGACTTTCATGAAGAGCTTTTTGACCTATTGCAAGGCTAATCATTGCCTGCCTAATGTCGTAAGTTGGCACGAGTGGAATGCTGCTGCAATTCCGTCGGATGTAAATAAATACCAGGCGTTGGAAAAGCAATTAGGGATTGCGCCGATACCAATCAGCATTGATGAATATGGCGGTCAGCAGCAAGAAGGTGTTCCCGGGGCTATGATTAAATACATTGCACAATTCGAACGCGCCGGAGTCCAAAGTGCCGACATGGCATTTTGGTACGAACCAGGAAGGTTTAGCAACCTTATTACTGATACGAAGAACGCAAACGGAGGTTGGTGGTTGTATAAATGGTACGGGGATATGAGCGGAGAAATGGCAATGACCACACCGTCAGCTGCGCCTGGGACAAGCCTTGATGGAATTGCGAGTATCAATCCTTCGAGGCACATTGCAGACGTCGTGTTTGGAGGGGCAAGCGGCAACAATGTGATTACCATAAAGGGATTCAACTCAACGAAAGACTTTCATGGAGACGTCAATGTCGAGCTTAAGGCAACGCCGTGGTACGGTGTGGATAGTACAGTCCGACACCCAACTACACTCTTTGCGGGAACATTTAAGATATCCAATGGGCAAATCAGTGTGCCTGTGAAAGGCATGCACAAGTCCTGGGGATACGAAATGGTTGTTACACCTAGTCACAGAAGCATACAAGGGACTTCAAAGGTGAAATATCCAACAACTCCGCATCGGTTTGTATTACGGAAGGAAGCTGAAAACGCAACCATTCATGATGCCAAAGTGTTCTCTGGTAGCTATGCATCGGGTGCGCAGTATGTCGGAATGATTAACAACCCTGATAGTTATGTCCAGTTTCACGTCAAAGTTCCTAGCGCCGGCACGTACAACATGCAAGTTGGCTACGCAAACGGGACAGTTGGATATTCTGTGGACAAGTTGCTTGTCAATGGAAGTCATGTAAACAACGTCGCATTTCCGGCATCAGGAGGATGGACAAATTCAGTACCCAACTTTGGAAGCAGAAAAACAATAGATGTTAAAGTTCGCTTGAAAGCCGGAAACAACACTATAACCTTACAGAAATTGACCGACTATGCGGAGCTTGACTATATTCAACTGTCCAAATCTCGACAGTTCGATACGAGAGCTAAAAAGTAA
- a CDS encoding Re/Si-specific NAD(P)(+) transhydrogenase subunit alpha, with protein sequence MKIGIPKESLAGETRVAATPKSVSQLKKLGFDVAIESSAGELASFTDEMYSAAGAEIVDAAQVWESDLIYKVNPPNETEVAKIHDGSTLVSLLYPAQNPELVSQLSEKSINVLAMDMVPRISRAQSMDVLSSMANIGGYRAVVEASHLFGRFFAGQITAAGKVPPAKVLVIGAGVAGLAAIGTANSLGAIVRAFDTRLEVAEQIESMGGQFLKLNFDSDEDGSTSGGYAKVMSDEFIKAEMALFEEQAKEVDIIITTALIPGRPAPKLITKDMVESMKPGSVIVDMAAATGGNCEATVPGELYVTDSGVKVVGYTDLPARLPGQSSEMYSTNLLNLSKLLCKEKDGSIDINFDDVVLRNMSVIHNGEVTFPPPQISVSAPTKQSNETPQTAESAVDGEKKPSNLKYILGVAAILVFGLISYVSPPEFLGHFTVFALAVVVGYYVVWNVTHSLHTPLMSVTNAISGIILVGALLQVGSPIVIVKVISFIGILIASVNIFGGFAVTQRMLKMFIKEEGGR encoded by the coding sequence GTGAAAATTGGTATACCAAAGGAAAGCCTAGCTGGTGAAACACGCGTTGCAGCAACCCCGAAATCTGTCAGTCAGTTAAAGAAACTGGGTTTCGATGTGGCAATCGAGTCTTCTGCTGGTGAACTGGCAAGCTTCACTGATGAGATGTATTCTGCGGCGGGAGCAGAAATTGTGGATGCTGCCCAGGTTTGGGAATCAGATCTCATTTATAAGGTTAATCCTCCAAACGAAACAGAAGTTGCAAAGATTCATGACGGGTCAACGTTGGTAAGTCTACTATATCCAGCGCAAAATCCAGAGTTGGTGAGTCAACTTTCTGAGAAGAGTATCAATGTTTTGGCTATGGATATGGTTCCACGGATTTCGCGGGCTCAGTCCATGGATGTTCTCTCTTCGATGGCAAACATTGGAGGCTACAGAGCCGTTGTGGAAGCTTCCCATCTTTTTGGACGCTTCTTTGCGGGACAGATTACGGCGGCAGGAAAAGTACCTCCTGCGAAAGTCTTGGTAATTGGTGCTGGGGTCGCTGGTTTGGCTGCCATTGGAACTGCCAATTCGTTGGGAGCCATTGTTCGTGCATTCGATACGCGTCTAGAAGTAGCCGAGCAAATCGAATCCATGGGTGGTCAGTTTCTGAAACTGAATTTTGACAGTGACGAAGACGGCTCAACGTCTGGCGGTTATGCAAAGGTCATGTCGGATGAGTTCATTAAGGCTGAAATGGCGCTGTTTGAAGAACAAGCTAAAGAAGTGGATATCATCATTACGACGGCGCTCATCCCGGGCAGACCCGCACCTAAACTGATTACTAAGGACATGGTGGAGAGTATGAAACCGGGATCGGTCATTGTTGATATGGCGGCTGCAACTGGCGGGAACTGCGAAGCCACGGTGCCTGGTGAATTGTACGTGACGGACTCGGGTGTGAAGGTGGTTGGGTATACGGACTTGCCTGCACGACTACCGGGTCAGTCGTCAGAAATGTACTCTACCAACCTTCTTAATTTATCTAAATTGCTTTGTAAGGAAAAGGATGGGTCGATTGACATCAATTTTGACGATGTGGTTCTGCGCAATATGAGCGTGATTCACAACGGTGAGGTCACGTTTCCGCCGCCGCAGATTAGCGTCTCCGCTCCGACAAAACAGTCGAACGAGACTCCGCAAACAGCTGAATCAGCAGTGGACGGTGAAAAAAAGCCTTCAAACCTGAAATACATTTTGGGCGTCGCCGCAATTCTTGTGTTTGGTTTAATCAGTTATGTATCACCTCCAGAGTTCTTGGGTCATTTTACCGTATTTGCACTGGCTGTCGTGGTTGGCTACTACGTTGTCTGGAATGTAACCCATTCCTTGCATACGCCTCTCATGTCTGTTACGAATGCGATTTCAGGCATCATCTTGGTTGGTGCATTGTTGCAGGTTGGCAGTCCAATCGTAATTGTCAAGGTGATTTCCTTCATCGGGATACTCATCGCATCTGTCAATATCTTCGGCGGTTTTGCGGTCACCCAACGGATGTTAAAAATGTTTATTAAAGAAGAGGGGGGTCGCTAA
- the pntB gene encoding Re/Si-specific NAD(P)(+) transhydrogenase subunit beta — MPAGLLTAAYIVAALLFIMSLAGLSKQETARNGNKFGMVGMGIALIATILSISYHSYIYIAIAMLIGAIIGIRLALKVEMTQMPELVAILHSFVGLAAVLVGFNNFIRIYTGSAAATTGSYLNIELTEIVLGVFIGAVTFTGSIVAFGKLHGLINSKALSIPHKHKLNLLAVTASVVLMVLFIIAGGKGSALIYLSVMTVIALLFGLHLVASIGGADMPVVISMLNSYSGWAAAAAGFMLSNNLLIITGALVGSSGAILSYIMCTAMNRSFISVILGGFGNEGASVGSDEELGEYRETTPEDVADLLKQSSSVIITPGYGMAVAQAQYPVAEITKKLRAMGVNVRFGIHPVAGRLPGHMNVLLAEAKVPYDIVLEMDEINDDFPETDTVLVIGANDTVNPSAQEVPGSPIAGMPVLEVWKAQNVVVFKRSMNTGYSGVQNPLFFKENTSMCFGDAKESIQAVLSAIGSKGAMIS, encoded by the coding sequence ATGCCTGCAGGTTTACTAACAGCTGCGTACATTGTTGCCGCGCTTTTATTTATCATGAGTCTAGCGGGTCTGTCAAAACAGGAAACGGCTAGAAACGGAAACAAGTTTGGCATGGTGGGTATGGGAATCGCTCTCATTGCCACAATTCTCAGCATCAGCTATCACAGTTATATTTATATTGCAATCGCCATGTTAATTGGTGCCATCATTGGGATTCGATTGGCACTGAAAGTCGAAATGACACAAATGCCGGAGTTGGTTGCAATCCTTCACAGCTTTGTTGGACTGGCAGCAGTCCTTGTCGGATTCAACAACTTTATTAGAATTTACACAGGTTCCGCGGCGGCGACAACGGGATCATACTTAAATATTGAGCTGACAGAAATCGTTCTCGGGGTATTCATTGGGGCAGTAACCTTCACGGGGTCCATTGTGGCTTTTGGAAAGCTTCACGGTTTAATCAACTCGAAGGCGCTGTCCATTCCTCACAAGCACAAGTTAAACCTGTTAGCAGTGACGGCATCCGTAGTCTTAATGGTGTTGTTTATCATCGCAGGCGGAAAGGGTAGTGCTTTGATTTACTTGTCAGTCATGACGGTCATCGCTTTACTCTTTGGCCTGCATTTGGTTGCATCCATCGGCGGCGCGGATATGCCGGTTGTCATTTCCATGCTCAACTCCTATTCTGGGTGGGCAGCCGCAGCTGCAGGTTTCATGCTGTCCAACAACTTGCTGATCATTACCGGCGCTTTAGTCGGGTCTTCTGGGGCAATCCTCTCTTATATCATGTGTACAGCTATGAATCGTTCGTTTATTTCCGTGATACTGGGCGGGTTTGGCAATGAAGGTGCCAGTGTCGGAAGTGATGAAGAGTTGGGAGAATACCGTGAAACGACTCCTGAGGATGTGGCGGACCTGCTCAAACAGTCCAGCTCTGTCATTATCACTCCAGGGTACGGGATGGCTGTGGCCCAAGCTCAGTACCCCGTTGCTGAAATCACCAAAAAACTTCGAGCGATGGGCGTCAATGTTCGCTTTGGGATTCATCCCGTTGCAGGACGTTTGCCTGGTCATATGAATGTTCTTTTGGCTGAGGCAAAAGTGCCGTATGACATTGTGCTGGAAATGGATGAAATCAACGATGACTTTCCGGAAACCGATACGGTTCTTGTCATCGGAGCCAATGATACTGTGAACCCTTCTGCTCAAGAGGTGCCGGGAAGTCCGATTGCCGGTATGCCTGTGCTTGAAGTGTGGAAGGCACAAAATGTCGTCGTCTTCAAACGTTCCATGAATACAGGGTACTCCGGGGTACAAAACCCCCTCTTTTTCAAAGAGAACACGTCCATGTGTTTTGGCGATGCAAAAGAGAGCATTCAAGCTGTGCTGAGTGCGATTGGGTCAAAGGGAGCTATGATATCGTAG
- a CDS encoding Gfo/Idh/MocA family protein, whose protein sequence is MQKQQPVRFGLAGYGGWGRHHAQIITNTPGAELAFIVNTTGVKPANESISCPFFDSLEEGLESCEIDVLDVVVPNHLHAQYAIHGLQKGLHVLLEKPLASTVDDANKVIAAWESGSQCLYVGYELRLSRLWTKVKSLVDDGTIGDVLWIDIALERHPFRQGSHGWRWNDEAVGNWMIEEAVHHLDLMTWIGNLEGRPHTVSSRFPGSSGTKADHCSVALDFQNGPHATYRYCLTADGHHLVATIYGTEGSLRAEWHGLTDRTRNPIVQLVVRKDSTPQEITLEGHSGELFELEAEIANMVQCVRGTSSPPMSPYDALENLRLAHEIQNAGR, encoded by the coding sequence ATGCAAAAACAGCAGCCAGTTCGGTTTGGACTTGCAGGATACGGAGGATGGGGACGCCATCATGCTCAAATCATCACGAACACCCCAGGCGCAGAACTTGCCTTTATTGTGAATACAACCGGGGTGAAGCCAGCAAACGAATCGATATCGTGTCCTTTCTTCGACAGCCTGGAGGAAGGCCTGGAGTCCTGCGAAATTGACGTTCTTGACGTAGTCGTCCCGAACCATCTTCATGCCCAGTACGCCATTCATGGACTCCAGAAGGGATTGCACGTTCTGCTGGAAAAACCTCTGGCTTCCACTGTTGACGATGCAAACAAGGTTATTGCTGCGTGGGAATCCGGCAGCCAATGCTTATATGTGGGGTATGAATTAAGACTGTCCAGATTGTGGACAAAAGTCAAGTCTCTTGTAGATGACGGCACGATTGGAGACGTTCTTTGGATTGATATAGCGCTGGAACGTCATCCGTTTCGTCAAGGAAGTCATGGATGGCGTTGGAACGATGAGGCTGTGGGCAACTGGATGATAGAAGAGGCCGTCCACCACCTCGATTTGATGACCTGGATTGGTAATCTTGAGGGGCGTCCACACACAGTCAGCAGCCGTTTTCCTGGGTCTTCTGGCACCAAAGCAGACCACTGTTCGGTGGCGCTTGACTTTCAAAATGGACCCCATGCTACATACCGCTACTGCCTTACGGCAGACGGACATCACCTTGTTGCGACGATTTACGGTACTGAGGGATCGCTGCGCGCAGAATGGCATGGACTTACTGATAGAACACGTAATCCAATTGTTCAACTTGTAGTCCGCAAAGACAGTACTCCTCAAGAAATCACGCTGGAGGGACACTCCGGCGAACTATTTGAACTCGAAGCTGAAATAGCTAATATGGTGCAATGTGTTCGCGGAACAAGTTCTCCGCCCATGTCACCATATGATGCACTGGAAAATCTCCGTTTAGCGCACGAGATTCAAAATGCAGGAAGATGA
- a CDS encoding Gfo/Idh/MocA family protein, which yields MIKIGLIGCGGIAQLHADAIQALSGRCSLKAIFDENDKQAERFADGLPHLHVAKTFTEFLEQPLDAVIIGVPNRFHAQYVRAAAERGLAVLCEKPASDTLEGAYHMQEAVQNAGVVNLIGFENRYRGGVQRLHKFITSQALGKVFAYREICTGARLVNEDIGMEWRMRDSVSGAGAVTDFGSHSMDMATWMLEPVCGPLVQVYGSLGTFVPHDGTLPNNDDMSVLTGRFASGALLSIFNSRVGPGTYRVEIMGANGYAAYDASEPDALTIQWYSEDHPEFEANEDIDKRSPFLIQLDTFLTAIETGQSAQPDFQTAYKVQRLLETAIKSPM from the coding sequence ATGATTAAAATTGGCCTGATTGGTTGTGGAGGAATTGCCCAATTACACGCGGATGCCATTCAAGCTCTTTCAGGAAGATGCAGCCTGAAAGCAATTTTCGATGAGAATGATAAGCAGGCAGAACGTTTTGCAGACGGTCTCCCTCATTTGCACGTTGCGAAGACTTTTACTGAGTTTCTTGAACAGCCTCTCGATGCAGTGATAATAGGCGTCCCAAATCGGTTTCACGCGCAGTATGTGAGGGCTGCAGCAGAACGAGGGTTAGCTGTCCTGTGCGAAAAACCTGCATCAGACACCTTGGAGGGTGCCTATCACATGCAGGAGGCTGTGCAGAACGCAGGGGTTGTGAATCTCATAGGTTTTGAAAACCGCTATCGCGGCGGCGTTCAACGTTTACACAAATTCATTACAAGCCAGGCTCTGGGCAAAGTCTTTGCCTACAGAGAAATTTGCACAGGGGCACGGCTGGTTAATGAAGACATCGGTATGGAATGGAGAATGCGCGACTCCGTTTCTGGTGCAGGAGCCGTTACAGACTTTGGTTCACACTCAATGGATATGGCTACCTGGATGTTAGAGCCCGTGTGCGGTCCTTTGGTCCAAGTCTATGGCAGCTTAGGCACGTTTGTACCACATGACGGTACACTGCCCAACAACGATGACATGTCGGTACTCACAGGGAGATTTGCTTCAGGAGCTCTGCTGTCCATCTTTAACAGCAGAGTCGGTCCCGGAACCTACCGGGTCGAAATTATGGGGGCCAACGGTTACGCCGCCTATGATGCAAGTGAGCCTGACGCACTCACCATTCAGTGGTACAGCGAGGACCATCCAGAGTTTGAAGCAAATGAAGACATCGACAAACGGAGTCCATTTTTGATTCAACTGGACACATTTCTGACAGCGATTGAAACAGGACAATCCGCGCAGCCTGATTTTCAGACAGCCTATAAGGTTCAACGTCTTCTCGAAACGGCCATTAAGTCTCCCATGTAA
- a CDS encoding ROK family transcriptional regulator, protein MQENTSAITSTQHIRQLNRSSIMNALRSRPGLTQTGLIHHTQLSRVTVSAILDELQQLGWVVGESEERRSRGAPSTHYRLNEAEMTFIGVDVSPEGSVLSLVDVYQNLVTKSSFTLEEFLTGTGDLASALNRSHRRVLGGTVSVPGIVSSDSTTVIESTVLPSLHYNELLLKLQSSLDVPMRYINNAMACALTEALKTSVESLVYLSVGSSIGAGIIVGNQPLSLGNSVGEIAHMIVNPQGPYCDICGRNGCLDSYVNVNSLARQFSLDAVDPRNLTAKANLLNAIHALLEDEATDHYTLLHDSFDAIAQACESITFLLGRIPIVLGGKLGALLRPGTELALRRRNPWIQPEIRRQHFDVEEQWRPSVGAAMFAVNSWFVSPNSNQR, encoded by the coding sequence TTGCAAGAGAACACATCTGCAATCACGTCTACACAACACATTCGTCAATTGAATCGCAGTTCTATCATGAATGCTTTGAGAAGTCGTCCAGGTCTAACGCAAACGGGGCTTATCCACCATACCCAATTGTCCAGAGTGACGGTGTCCGCCATCCTTGATGAACTACAGCAGTTGGGGTGGGTTGTTGGAGAGTCGGAAGAGCGCCGCAGTCGGGGAGCGCCGTCAACGCATTATCGATTAAATGAAGCAGAAATGACATTCATAGGAGTGGACGTCAGTCCCGAAGGCTCAGTATTGTCATTGGTCGATGTCTATCAAAACTTAGTGACAAAAAGCAGTTTTACACTCGAAGAGTTTCTTACAGGTACAGGCGACTTAGCAAGTGCTCTGAACCGCAGTCACAGACGGGTGCTTGGAGGAACTGTGTCTGTTCCCGGTATTGTCTCGTCAGATTCAACAACGGTAATTGAATCAACTGTTCTCCCCTCTCTTCACTACAACGAATTACTCTTGAAGCTCCAGTCCAGTCTCGACGTGCCAATGCGATATATTAACAACGCAATGGCTTGTGCATTAACTGAGGCGTTAAAAACGTCTGTTGAGAGTCTGGTTTATCTCAGCGTCGGCAGCAGTATCGGAGCCGGAATCATTGTGGGGAACCAACCGTTGTCCTTAGGAAACAGCGTGGGCGAAATTGCCCATATGATTGTGAACCCACAGGGACCCTATTGCGACATTTGCGGCAGAAACGGTTGTCTCGATTCCTATGTCAATGTGAACTCTTTGGCGAGACAATTCTCCCTCGATGCAGTAGATCCACGTAACTTGACCGCAAAAGCCAATTTGCTAAACGCAATCCATGCATTGCTTGAAGACGAAGCGACAGACCACTACACCCTGCTCCATGATTCGTTCGATGCAATCGCACAGGCTTGTGAGTCTATTACCTTTCTCCTTGGAAGAATTCCTATTGTACTTGGCGGAAAGTTAGGAGCACTCCTTCGCCCAGGAACGGAACTCGCGTTGAGACGTCGGAATCCCTGGATTCAACCAGAGATTCGAAGACAACACTTTGACGTGGAGGAGCAATGGAGACCTTCTGTGGGTGCAGCAATGTTTGCAGTAAACAGTTGGTTTGTATCGCCAAATTCAAATCAGAGGTGA
- a CDS encoding Gfo/Idh/MocA family protein gives MNLAMIGEDLIHSYIYPGRINGFYRNLLEQYGGWMADMHPKHDSNALDSRVQISVIVSTDTELASKIAETCKIETVVTQMTPDMVDELDGAIIMERDGNLHLEMARPFIEQGKFVYIDKPVAQTLRDIVELEAIAKAHNAPVLGGSAVRYSQRMKAAREHSQNAVSVHIAGPGPWFEYGSHMVEALVILMGWDIVETTVLGTETSGAATLQWADGRCGVIQYGKGYPPGFTIQLFGEGEMFQTNLDDAVAYYEGVSNQIVAVATGEASASDWLELRSITKVMEEVGSKIVI, from the coding sequence GTGAATTTAGCTATGATTGGAGAGGACCTGATTCACAGTTATATCTACCCTGGACGAATCAATGGCTTCTACCGGAATTTGCTTGAACAGTACGGCGGCTGGATGGCGGATATGCATCCGAAACATGACAGCAATGCACTTGATTCACGTGTTCAGATTTCGGTCATCGTTTCCACGGATACGGAGTTAGCCAGCAAGATTGCCGAAACATGTAAAATTGAAACGGTTGTCACTCAAATGACGCCGGATATGGTGGATGAGTTAGACGGCGCAATCATCATGGAACGAGACGGGAACCTACATTTAGAGATGGCAAGGCCCTTCATTGAACAAGGAAAGTTTGTCTATATCGATAAGCCGGTAGCTCAAACATTAAGAGACATTGTGGAACTGGAGGCCATTGCCAAAGCACACAACGCTCCTGTGCTTGGAGGCTCGGCAGTCAGGTACAGCCAGCGTATGAAAGCCGCAAGAGAACATTCACAAAACGCTGTGTCTGTTCACATTGCAGGACCAGGACCGTGGTTTGAATATGGGAGCCATATGGTTGAAGCCCTTGTCATTCTAATGGGATGGGACATTGTGGAGACAACTGTGCTCGGTACCGAGACATCCGGTGCAGCAACGCTGCAATGGGCAGACGGTCGCTGTGGCGTAATTCAATACGGGAAAGGATATCCGCCAGGATTCACGATTCAGTTGTTTGGTGAGGGCGAGATGTTCCAGACGAACTTGGATGATGCTGTGGCATACTACGAAGGAGTTTCAAATCAAATTGTAGCCGTTGCAACAGGAGAGGCTTCTGCAAGTGACTGGTTGGAATTGCGGTCTATCACAAAAGTAATGGAAGAGGTAGGGAGTAAAATTGTTATTTAG
- a CDS encoding sugar phosphate isomerase/epimerase yields MKIGVQLYTLREAVAKSLPSTLRRVAEMGYEGVEFAGFAGYSAEELRDLLSHLGLSSLGSHTNFYQLRDHFDEVVKFHRILGTPYIVCPFLDEELRATEEKCRQVALLFEEWGRALKDEGIVFCYHNHSFEFQKDFDGRLLYDVLIEHTSSDNVKLELDTCWVQHAGQNPIAYMQKYADRAALLHLKDLRNEGRDDVQTVPLGEGNVDLQGVVSTAEQIHTDWLVVEQDFCQYDAFKSVANSLSWLKKHYRSEPFH; encoded by the coding sequence ATGAAAATCGGCGTACAACTGTATACGCTGAGGGAAGCAGTAGCGAAGAGTCTGCCAAGTACTCTTCGGAGGGTAGCTGAGATGGGCTATGAAGGGGTTGAGTTCGCCGGGTTTGCCGGGTATTCGGCAGAGGAACTGCGAGACCTTCTGTCTCACCTAGGTTTAAGCAGCCTTGGCAGTCACACCAATTTTTATCAACTCAGAGACCATTTTGATGAAGTAGTGAAATTTCATCGTATCTTGGGTACGCCATATATTGTCTGCCCATTTCTCGACGAGGAGCTTCGTGCCACGGAAGAGAAGTGCCGACAAGTGGCTCTGCTGTTTGAAGAATGGGGGAGAGCACTGAAGGATGAAGGCATTGTTTTTTGCTACCACAATCATTCTTTTGAGTTCCAAAAGGATTTTGATGGGCGGCTGTTGTACGACGTGCTAATAGAGCATACATCTTCAGATAATGTGAAACTCGAACTAGACACGTGCTGGGTACAGCATGCGGGACAAAATCCCATTGCTTATATGCAAAAATACGCCGACAGGGCAGCGTTACTTCACCTGAAAGACTTACGAAACGAAGGGCGGGATGATGTTCAGACCGTACCGTTAGGTGAAGGAAATGTAGACCTTCAAGGAGTTGTTTCCACCGCAGAACAAATTCACACTGATTGGTTGGTCGTTGAACAGGACTTTTGCCAGTACGATGCCTTTAAAAGTGTTGCAAACAGTCTAAGTTGGTTAAAGAAACACTATAGGTCCGAGCCTTTTCACTAG
- a CDS encoding alpha/beta fold hydrolase encodes MFHRPAVENLAQVPVVIMLHGFTGSRVESHRLFFHISEELERMNVGSLRFDFLGCGESDGDYQEMTVTSLILQAQEVLRWLNHAGVSNVNVTVLGYSLGGLVASELVRADKSLGRAILVSPSRPWYLREKHKERFSNKAAEAVEIGGYLVGRGFYDNLVQHLGDTPFSDEQQILVIHGTDDNTTPSAIGEEYLSIPGGTKKFIPISGADHSFNTLAQTHQLLEHITRYLS; translated from the coding sequence ATGTTTCATAGACCTGCCGTTGAGAATCTAGCGCAAGTACCTGTGGTGATAATGCTTCACGGCTTCACGGGGAGCAGAGTCGAAAGTCATCGGCTCTTCTTTCATATCTCTGAAGAACTGGAGCGCATGAATGTTGGTAGTTTGCGTTTTGATTTTCTCGGGTGTGGCGAGAGTGACGGGGACTATCAGGAGATGACCGTTACGTCCCTCATTCTGCAAGCACAAGAAGTGTTGCGCTGGTTGAACCATGCTGGCGTCAGCAACGTGAATGTCACTGTACTTGGATATAGTCTCGGCGGCCTAGTTGCAAGCGAATTGGTGAGGGCGGATAAAAGTCTCGGAAGAGCGATTTTGGTGTCTCCGAGCAGGCCGTGGTACCTGCGAGAGAAACATAAGGAACGTTTTTCTAATAAGGCAGCTGAGGCTGTTGAAATTGGGGGATATTTAGTAGGAAGAGGGTTCTACGACAATCTGGTTCAACACCTGGGAGATACGCCGTTTTCAGATGAGCAACAGATTCTCGTCATTCATGGCACTGATGATAACACTACTCCGTCTGCAATTGGTGAGGAATATCTCTCAATTCCCGGAGGAACCAAGAAATTTATCCCGATATCTGGTGCTGACCATTCTTTTAATACGTTAGCTCAAACACACCAGCTCCTTGAACATATTACAAGATATCTTTCGTAA